From the Musa acuminata AAA Group cultivar baxijiao chromosome BXJ1-2, Cavendish_Baxijiao_AAA, whole genome shotgun sequence genome, one window contains:
- the LOC135612219 gene encoding protein SRC2-like — translation MAYPTLEITLVSAKGLKDVNLFFKMAVYAVVSLSDNRLARQRTPPDREGGRNPSWNSTLHLTIPADGDLACHFLHILLRTKRVLGDRDVGEVRVPLPELLSGAGDGPTSVQFVSYQVHRVTSGKPKGILNFSYKLSERVAVSASEASTYQPSTTAFPTAAGTVPYPPPPLPPPISNADEPVMAYPAGTSSAAYAAHGVAAPPYGYGYPPVGYGYGYPPAGHGYGYGAALPPAVRPQRDNKMGMGMGMGMGMGAGFVGGVLGGLMVEGMMSDAAVACDAGYDNGFDPAGSF, via the coding sequence ATGGCGTACCCGACGTTGGAGATCACCTTGGTCTCGGCCAAGGGTCTCAAGGACGTCAACCTCTTTTTCAAAATGGCCGTCTACGCCGTGGTCTCCCTCTCCGATAACCGTCTGGCACGGCAGCGCACGCCGCCTGACCGCGAGGGCGGCCGCAACCCTTCCTGGAACTCTACTCTCCACCTTACCATCCCTGCCGATGGCGACCTCGCCTGCCACTTCCTCCACATCCTCCTCCGCACCAAGCGCGTCCTCGGAGATCGCGACGTGGGCGAGGTCCGCGTCCCGCTTCCGGAGCTCCTCTCTGGGGCCGGCGACGGCCCAACCTCCGTCCAGTTCGTCAGCTACCAGGTTCACAGGGTGACCTCCGGAAAGCCCAAGGGCATTCTCAACTTCTCCTACAAGCTTAGCGAGCGCGTCGCCGTGTCGGCCTCGGAGGCCTCCACGTATCAGCCTTCTACCACAGCGTTCCCCACGGCCGCCGGCACTGTGCCGTACCCTCcaccacctcttcctcctcctataTCAAACGCAGACGAGCCCGTGATGGCGTACCCGGCAGGGACAAGCTCAGCCGCCTACGCAGCACACGGCGTGGCCGCGCCGCCGTATGGGTACGGATACCCGCCCGTGGGTTACGGGTACGGATACCCTCCAGCGGGGCACGGATACGGGTATGGGGCAGCTCTGCCACCGGCGGTACGGCCACAAAGGGATAACAagatggggatggggatggggatgggtATGGGTATGGGAGCAGGGTTCGTCGGTGGTGTGCTTGGCGGGCTTATGGTCGAGGGTATGATGTCCGATGCTGCTGTTGCGTGCGACGCCGGCTATGACAATGGATTCGACCCTGCGGGTAGCTTTTGA